A DNA window from Bacteroides cellulosilyticus contains the following coding sequences:
- a CDS encoding outer membrane beta-barrel protein, producing MKRIIILAIIGLCISGASMAQGQKLKGRLIDKDHYPVKNAKVTVKGTNLSTTSDKDGNFFIEDVPLYLDSIQVEKGRKDITVNTPIMISMGRLVIDKRFSWFVKAGVGVSRFLGAEETKDKVSFHVGGGVDIKMAKHWSFQPAAYIAHREMEGNTWYYSNETTNYKLTYLEIPLLFAYKFRLSSSMNWVIAAGPYVDCGINGDIRDVRQLQSPNPDGYGSQYTYETEESEAFGKRFTGGVAYSMGVEGRHFTFGLTGRTGWTSWRRSEGFTNLEFEIGYKF from the coding sequence ATGAAACGAATAATTATATTAGCAATTATAGGCCTCTGCATATCAGGAGCATCTATGGCGCAGGGACAAAAACTGAAAGGCAGACTCATTGATAAGGATCATTATCCGGTGAAGAATGCCAAAGTAACCGTAAAAGGCACAAATTTGAGTACTACTTCTGATAAGGATGGTAATTTTTTCATTGAAGATGTACCGCTCTACCTTGATTCCATTCAGGTGGAGAAAGGTAGAAAAGACATCACCGTTAACACACCTATAATGATTTCGATGGGGCGGTTGGTTATAGATAAGCGTTTTTCCTGGTTTGTGAAGGCAGGTGTGGGTGTTAGTCGCTTTTTGGGCGCTGAAGAGACGAAAGATAAAGTGTCTTTTCATGTCGGGGGAGGTGTAGACATTAAAATGGCCAAGCATTGGTCTTTCCAGCCGGCAGCTTACATTGCGCACCGTGAAATGGAGGGCAACACATGGTATTATAGTAATGAAACTACCAATTATAAATTGACATATCTGGAAATTCCTTTGCTTTTTGCTTATAAGTTCCGTTTAAGTTCCTCGATGAATTGGGTAATTGCTGCCGGCCCTTATGTAGATTGCGGCATTAATGGGGATATTCGTGATGTGAGACAACTTCAGAGTCCTAACCCGGATGGCTATGGCTCTCAGTATACATACGAAACAGAAGAATCTGAAGCTTTTGGTAAACGTTTCACCGGTGGAGTAGCTTATAGTATGGGAGTAGAGGGACGCCATTTCACATTCGGACTGACCGGACGTACAGGTTGGACTTCATGGCGTAGGAGTGAAGGGTTTACAAATCTGGAGTTTGAAATAGGATATAAATTCTGA
- a CDS encoding O-antigen ligase family protein, with the protein MISLQIHKVKDIAVTCLLFVAICAPLGVVWITTPELPVEENVGQWIWLGKILLLSSICIIIAALLQLAGKESRKYVLLFPCISVCVSWGLILCGIVEAVEGLRQLYGFSASGHYRYALTGSFFNPGPYAGYLAMVLPLCLHLYLCIYKEKTVIRKLARGVVIITGILILCVLPATMSRSAWIAAVISCGWMIYMHRDKNKWRILWQKYKRRYILCGTGVLLMVILGGAGALILKPDSALGRLFMWKITCKAITNYPWGCDKGFAFAYGEAQENYFTQGNYAEWEERVAGSPEYVFNEYLSLTLTEGVVVCVIVLVAIGICLRMGVKRGRYGICGAILSLLVFSFSSYPMHFPAFVVAGICLFLACGIGDFVGKSFVLCMCLILWAGGYMGKWRQEEEICRKWVSARLLYNTGAYKAANEAYGELYPILRERGRFLFEYGHSLHKSLFYNESNKYLEEACWHSTDPMVLNIMGKNYQELHNYEQAENLFKRAIHRLPGRIYPYYLLTNLYAEPDFYNPGKLKEVADIVLTKEPKVHSTAIKEMRSKVKEILEKINMK; encoded by the coding sequence GTGATAAGTTTACAGATACATAAAGTAAAAGACATTGCAGTAACTTGTCTGCTTTTTGTGGCAATCTGTGCTCCATTAGGTGTAGTGTGGATTACCACGCCCGAGCTTCCGGTAGAGGAGAATGTGGGACAGTGGATATGGCTCGGAAAAATTCTATTGCTTTCGAGCATCTGCATAATTATTGCAGCTTTGTTGCAGCTGGCGGGAAAAGAAAGCCGGAAGTATGTATTACTGTTTCCTTGTATTTCTGTTTGTGTCTCATGGGGATTAATTCTGTGTGGCATTGTTGAGGCTGTTGAGGGATTGCGTCAATTGTACGGATTTTCCGCTTCCGGCCATTACCGTTATGCACTTACAGGTTCTTTCTTCAATCCGGGACCGTATGCGGGATATCTGGCAATGGTGCTTCCGCTCTGCTTACATCTGTATTTATGTATTTATAAGGAAAAAACGGTTATTCGTAAGTTGGCAAGGGGTGTTGTTATCATAACCGGTATTCTTATACTTTGCGTATTGCCTGCCACAATGAGTCGTTCTGCCTGGATTGCTGCGGTTATAAGTTGTGGCTGGATGATATATATGCATCGCGATAAAAATAAGTGGCGCATATTATGGCAAAAGTATAAGCGACGCTATATTTTGTGTGGAACAGGAGTGCTTCTTATGGTGATCTTAGGAGGTGCCGGAGCTCTTATTCTGAAACCGGATTCTGCATTGGGGCGTTTGTTTATGTGGAAAATAACCTGTAAGGCGATAACCAATTATCCGTGGGGCTGTGACAAAGGTTTTGCATTTGCTTATGGTGAAGCACAAGAAAATTATTTTACACAAGGAAATTATGCCGAATGGGAAGAACGTGTTGCGGGTAGTCCGGAGTATGTGTTTAATGAATATTTGTCACTGACTCTGACGGAAGGTGTTGTGGTTTGTGTAATAGTTTTGGTGGCTATTGGAATCTGCTTACGGATGGGAGTGAAGCGTGGTCGCTATGGTATCTGCGGTGCAATTTTGTCTTTGCTCGTTTTCTCTTTTTCTTCCTATCCTATGCATTTTCCGGCTTTTGTGGTGGCGGGTATATGTTTGTTTCTTGCCTGCGGAATCGGGGATTTTGTTGGTAAGTCTTTCGTGTTGTGTATGTGTCTCATTTTGTGGGCGGGTGGTTATATGGGGAAATGGCGGCAGGAAGAGGAGATCTGCCGGAAATGGGTATCTGCAAGGCTGCTTTACAATACAGGTGCATATAAAGCGGCTAATGAGGCTTATGGAGAACTTTACCCGATATTAAGAGAGAGAGGGAGATTTCTCTTTGAGTATGGGCACAGCCTGCATAAGTCGCTATTTTACAATGAATCCAACAAATATCTGGAAGAAGCTTGCTGGCACAGTACAGATCCGATGGTATTGAATATCATGGGTAAAAATTATCAGGAACTACATAATTATGAACAAGCCGAGAATCTTTTTAAGAGGGCTATTCATCGCTTGCCGGGTAGAATTTATCCCTATTATCTACTAACCAACCTTTATGCAGAGCCGGATTTTTATAACCCTGGCAAGTTGAAGGAGGTTGCAGACATCGTGCTGACTAAAGAACCTAAAGTGCATTCTACTGCTATAAAAGAAATGCGCAGTAAGGTCAAGGAGATATTAGAGAAAATAAATATGAAATAA
- a CDS encoding dihydroorotase, with protein sequence MKRTLIHNATIVNEGRSVQGSVVIEGDRIAEILTYGKKLSVPCDETIDATGCCLLPGIIDDHVHFRDPGLTHKADIFTESRAAAAGGVTSIMDMPNTTPLTTTLSALEQKFDLLNEKCIVNHSCYFGATNNNYTEFNQLDKHRVCGIKLFMGSSTGNMLVDKTNSLLNIFNGTDMLIATHCESQEIIKKNTEYYKKMFSDAPEVPISKHPNIRSSAACYASTELAVRMASLAGARLHVLHVSTAKELQFFSDIPLEEKHITAEACVAHLLYRQQDYKELGTRIKCNPSIKKQADRDALRNAVNTGVIDVIATDHAPHLLSEKEGGALKAMSGMPMIQFSLVSMLELAEKGIFSIETIVEKMCHAPAQIYGICDRGYVREGYKADLVLVSHGDRWEVNSENILSKCGWSPLEGNSFRWKVEKTFANGHLIYSDGQVDDTYRGEELRFDYKDK encoded by the coding sequence ATGAAAAGAACACTGATACATAACGCAACAATAGTGAACGAGGGACGCTCTGTACAAGGTTCCGTAGTGATTGAAGGCGACCGGATTGCCGAAATACTTACCTATGGAAAAAAGCTCTCCGTTCCTTGTGATGAAACCATAGACGCTACCGGCTGTTGCCTGTTGCCGGGTATCATCGACGACCATGTACACTTCCGCGATCCGGGATTAACCCACAAAGCGGATATTTTCACCGAAAGTCGTGCAGCCGCCGCAGGTGGTGTCACTTCCATCATGGATATGCCGAACACCACCCCTCTGACTACCACCCTTAGTGCGCTCGAACAAAAGTTTGATTTACTGAATGAGAAGTGTATCGTTAACCACTCCTGCTACTTCGGAGCCACTAATAATAACTATACGGAATTCAACCAGCTGGACAAACATCGTGTATGCGGCATCAAACTTTTCATGGGTTCCAGTACCGGAAATATGCTGGTAGACAAAACAAACAGTCTGCTCAATATATTCAATGGAACAGATATGTTGATTGCTACCCATTGCGAAAGCCAGGAAATCATCAAAAAAAACACTGAATACTATAAGAAAATGTTCAGTGATGCACCGGAAGTTCCTATCAGCAAGCACCCCAACATACGTTCTTCAGCCGCCTGCTACGCCTCAACAGAACTTGCGGTACGCATGGCAAGCTTAGCGGGTGCACGTCTGCACGTGCTTCATGTCTCTACAGCCAAAGAACTGCAATTTTTCAGTGATATACCGCTGGAAGAAAAGCATATTACAGCCGAAGCCTGTGTCGCACACCTGTTATACCGCCAACAGGACTATAAAGAACTGGGAACACGCATCAAATGTAATCCTTCCATAAAGAAACAGGCTGATCGTGATGCTTTACGGAATGCAGTCAATACCGGAGTGATTGATGTGATTGCTACCGATCATGCGCCCCACCTGCTCAGCGAAAAAGAAGGTGGCGCACTGAAAGCCATGTCGGGTATGCCCATGATTCAATTCTCTCTGGTCAGCATGCTCGAACTGGCAGAAAAAGGAATTTTCTCCATTGAAACCATTGTAGAGAAAATGTGCCATGCTCCTGCCCAGATATATGGTATCTGTGATCGCGGTTATGTCCGCGAAGGCTATAAGGCCGACCTTGTACTTGTCAGCCACGGAGACCGTTGGGAAGTCAACTCTGAGAATATTCTCAGCAAGTGCGGATGGAGCCCGCTTGAAGGTAATTCTTTCCGCTGGAAAGTAGAAAAAACATTTGCTAACGGACACCTGATATACAGTGACGGACAAGTAGATGATACTTACCGTGGCGAAGAGTTGAGATTCGATTACAAAGATAAATGA
- a CDS encoding metallophosphoesterase — MHRITLLLILFLLIPDLYIYFMYIVRKTKNIWLRIAHWIPTLLLIAGYFLLMQGIGENAMAHHAQAIGRLAICIFLFAIPKTIFMICSLVGLPFHYLLRWPRSPFTAVGLVLGVVSFFNILYGTLVGISKFEVKDIEFHHPNLPKAFDGYRIVQLSDIHIGSWIDNEKPINELVELVNAQKPDLIVFTGDLVNQRSCELEGFQDILAQLHAKDGVYSILGNHDYGSYYHWKNLKEQVNNIDNLVRMQKTMGWKLLNNEYDILHHEGDSIALIGVENDGEPPFSQFADLKKATKGTDGMFRILLSHNPTHWRREVLPDTDIELMLAGHTHAMQAIMFGHSLASLIYPEWGGMYTEGDRGLYVNIGIGYVGLPFRFGAWPEITVITLRD, encoded by the coding sequence ATGCACAGAATAACCCTACTCCTTATCCTTTTTTTATTGATCCCCGATTTGTACATCTACTTTATGTACATTGTTCGGAAAACTAAAAACATCTGGCTGCGCATTGCGCACTGGATCCCCACTCTTTTATTGATAGCAGGCTACTTTCTGTTGATGCAGGGCATAGGCGAAAATGCGATGGCACACCATGCACAAGCCATCGGAAGACTGGCTATCTGCATTTTCCTGTTTGCCATTCCCAAGACTATCTTTATGATATGCTCGTTGGTGGGGCTACCTTTTCACTATTTGCTGCGCTGGCCCCGTTCACCGTTTACGGCTGTAGGGTTAGTATTGGGTGTAGTCAGTTTCTTTAATATACTTTATGGCACCCTGGTGGGTATCAGCAAATTTGAAGTGAAGGATATCGAATTTCACCACCCCAATCTTCCGAAAGCATTTGACGGTTACCGTATCGTGCAACTATCGGATATACATATCGGCAGCTGGATAGACAATGAGAAACCCATCAATGAACTGGTAGAACTCGTAAACGCCCAGAAACCCGATCTGATAGTATTTACCGGTGACCTGGTAAACCAAAGAAGTTGCGAACTGGAAGGATTTCAGGACATTCTGGCGCAATTGCATGCCAAAGATGGAGTATATTCCATTCTGGGTAACCATGACTACGGAAGTTACTATCATTGGAAAAACCTGAAAGAACAGGTTAATAACATTGACAATCTGGTTCGGATGCAAAAGACAATGGGATGGAAACTACTGAACAATGAGTATGATATATTACATCATGAGGGGGACAGCATCGCACTTATCGGTGTAGAGAATGATGGTGAACCTCCTTTCTCACAATTTGCCGACCTGAAAAAAGCGACTAAAGGTACAGATGGAATGTTCCGCATTCTGTTAAGCCATAATCCTACGCACTGGCGCCGGGAAGTACTGCCGGATACAGACATCGAGCTGATGCTTGCCGGACATACTCATGCGATGCAGGCTATCATGTTCGGTCATTCACTTGCTTCGCTGATTTATCCCGAATGGGGAGGGATGTACACTGAAGGAGATCGGGGATTATATGTCAATATAGGAATCGGCTATGTAGGACTACCGTTCCGTTTCGGGGCATGGCCGGAAATCACAGTGATAACGTTGCGTGATTAG
- a CDS encoding outer membrane beta-barrel protein, translated as MKKLIITMLMTIAGLTTLMAQQTHDIKGVVTDKRNEPIVGALVTAEGTDISSITDIDGKFLLRDVPVDTKKVIVESIGMETTDAKIDRPIMMAARPKRLSLVVEAGMDWSRYTAEGSDSKNGYHFGVGMEVRMSKRWAFRPMVQLASRGAEYNFTEGSYSYKETWNPLMLDVPLNFLVRYDLARNMSLVLSFGPVFSWGLSGKVKVSETGKEDAEYDIYSKDYESSWGNYKHALLHPLGFGMTYGIGVEYKKLMINVSGKNMGIIAEDEGLGDVKEHNFVLGASVSYRF; from the coding sequence ATGAAAAAACTGATTATAACCATGCTCATGACGATTGCCGGACTGACAACCCTCATGGCACAGCAGACGCACGATATAAAAGGTGTGGTAACTGACAAGAGAAACGAACCGATAGTAGGTGCTTTGGTCACCGCAGAAGGTACCGACATCAGTTCAATAACCGATATCGACGGTAAATTCCTGTTGCGGGACGTACCTGTTGATACTAAGAAAGTGATTGTAGAGTCAATCGGTATGGAGACTACCGATGCAAAGATTGATCGGCCGATAATGATGGCTGCCCGCCCGAAGCGTCTTTCGCTGGTAGTGGAAGCCGGAATGGACTGGAGCCGTTATACGGCAGAGGGCTCTGATAGCAAAAACGGTTATCACTTTGGTGTAGGTATGGAAGTGCGTATGTCTAAGCGTTGGGCATTTCGTCCGATGGTGCAACTGGCCAGTCGGGGTGCGGAATATAATTTCACGGAAGGATCATACTCTTATAAGGAAACCTGGAATCCGTTGATGCTGGATGTACCGTTGAATTTTCTGGTACGTTATGACCTGGCTCGTAATATGAGTTTGGTACTTTCTTTCGGCCCGGTATTTTCATGGGGACTTAGCGGTAAAGTGAAAGTTTCAGAAACGGGTAAGGAAGATGCTGAATATGACATTTATAGTAAAGATTATGAGAGTAGCTGGGGAAATTATAAGCATGCATTGCTGCATCCGCTCGGGTTCGGTATGACTTATGGCATAGGTGTGGAATATAAGAAGCTTATGATAAACGTTTCCGGTAAGAATATGGGAATTATTGCGGAGGATGAAGGACTGGGAGATGTGAAGGAACATAACTTTGTGCTGGGGGCCAGTGTTTCGTACCGTTTTTAA
- a CDS encoding RNA polymerase sigma factor encodes MENVEQEFLSVIREYERVIYKVCYLYTTPNATLNDLYQDVVLNLWRAYPKFRRECKVSTWIYRIALNTCISFIRKEKNIPEIVTLSQDSDRMEESDETQAMLKQLYRMINRLGPLEKSIILLYLEEKSYEEIAEITGLTVTNVATKISRIKDKLRKMNKEE; translated from the coding sequence ATGGAGAATGTAGAACAGGAGTTCTTGTCCGTGATACGGGAGTATGAACGCGTCATATATAAAGTGTGCTATCTGTACACGACGCCGAATGCTACTCTTAACGACCTGTATCAGGACGTCGTGCTCAATTTGTGGAGAGCCTACCCCAAGTTCCGGAGAGAGTGCAAAGTATCCACATGGATTTACCGCATCGCACTGAATACTTGTATTAGCTTTATTCGCAAAGAAAAGAACATTCCCGAAATCGTGACTCTAAGCCAGGACTCCGACCGAATGGAAGAATCGGACGAAACACAAGCCATGCTAAAGCAGCTCTACCGGATGATTAACCGTCTGGGCCCGTTGGAAAAGTCTATTATTCTGCTTTATCTGGAAGAAAAAAGCTACGAGGAAATTGCTGAAATCACCGGCCTGACGGTAACAAACGTCGCTACCAAAATCAGCCGGATCAAAGACAAACTTAGAAAAATGAACAAGGAGGAATAA
- the lepB gene encoding signal peptidase I — MLNLCLTVCGTALLWMLLLVTSIASFKIPSDSMEPALLAGDNILVNKCVMGGRLFNIGDALEDEEVNISRLPGWGKVKRNDVVVFNFPYLEQRWDSIAFRVMKYYVKRCVALPGDTFEIEKGHYKVRGCTSALGNVEAQDRLMQIIERGREGDYGIVMNGYPYNDIVNWNIVSFGPLYLPAKGDVIEMSSKHVALYRNAIEWEQKKKLFLRGDTILLNDSVIRTYRFKENYYFVAGDKVMNSQDSRYWGLLPEPFIVGKAVRIWKSVDRETDKIRWNRIFKKIE, encoded by the coding sequence ATTCTTAATCTATGCTTGACGGTTTGCGGAACGGCACTACTTTGGATGCTACTTTTGGTGACTAGTATTGCCTCATTCAAGATCCCTTCAGACTCTATGGAGCCTGCCTTACTTGCAGGCGATAATATTTTGGTGAATAAATGCGTGATGGGAGGTCGTCTGTTCAATATTGGGGATGCCTTGGAAGATGAGGAAGTAAATATATCCCGTTTACCCGGTTGGGGCAAGGTAAAAAGAAATGATGTAGTGGTTTTTAATTTTCCCTATTTGGAACAGCGTTGGGATAGCATTGCTTTTAGAGTAATGAAATATTATGTGAAACGTTGTGTTGCTTTGCCTGGTGATACATTTGAAATAGAGAAAGGGCATTATAAAGTACGTGGTTGCACCTCGGCATTGGGAAATGTGGAAGCACAAGACCGGCTAATGCAGATTATTGAACGAGGTAGGGAAGGAGATTACGGAATTGTGATGAACGGTTATCCCTATAATGATATTGTGAACTGGAATATAGTAAGTTTTGGTCCTTTATATCTTCCTGCAAAAGGCGATGTTATAGAGATGTCTTCTAAACATGTCGCCCTGTACCGGAATGCGATAGAATGGGAGCAGAAAAAGAAACTTTTTCTACGTGGAGATACGATTTTACTGAATGATAGCGTGATACGTACTTATCGTTTTAAGGAGAATTATTATTTCGTGGCGGGTGATAAGGTGATGAACTCACAGGATTCCCGTTATTGGGGTTTGCTGCCCGAACCTTTTATTGTAGGTAAAGCAGTCAGGATATGGAAGTCGGTAGATAGAGAGACGGATAAAATAAGGTGGAATCGGATATTTAAAAAGATTGAGTGA
- a CDS encoding vitamin B12 dependent-methionine synthase activation domain-containing protein, which translates to MMNSSADKVLTYAIHDVTPYINWIYFFHAWGFQPRFAAIADIHGCDACRASWLTTFSEDDRAKAAEAMQLLKEANRMLNQLDETYHVHTIFRLCKANADGDNLLLDGTRLPLLRQQIPHPDGSPFLCLSDFVRPLASGTPDTVGIFAASCDGEVELLYEDDPYKRMLVQTLADRLAEAATEKMHEYVRKVAWGYAKDENLSIPELLKEKFQGIRPAVGYPSLPDQSVNFLLNELLHMQQIGITLTENGAMRPHATVCGLMLAHPAARYFAVGKIGNDQLEDYARRRGMPINEVRKFLAANL; encoded by the coding sequence ATGATGAACAGCTCTGCGGATAAAGTGTTGACGTACGCTATCCATGACGTTACTCCATACATCAATTGGATATACTTCTTTCATGCATGGGGATTTCAGCCTCGCTTCGCCGCCATTGCGGATATCCACGGCTGCGATGCTTGCCGTGCTTCCTGGCTTACGACTTTTTCTGAGGATGATCGTGCCAAAGCTGCCGAGGCAATGCAGCTACTCAAAGAAGCTAACCGGATGCTTAACCAGCTGGATGAGACTTATCATGTACACACCATTTTCCGTCTTTGCAAGGCTAATGCCGATGGGGATAATTTACTGTTGGACGGCACACGCCTTCCTTTACTCCGCCAACAGATCCCCCATCCGGATGGCAGTCCTTTTCTCTGCCTCAGCGATTTTGTTCGTCCCCTTGCTTCCGGTACACCTGATACGGTAGGTATTTTTGCAGCTTCCTGTGACGGAGAAGTTGAACTTCTCTATGAGGATGATCCCTACAAACGTATGTTGGTACAGACACTTGCCGACCGACTTGCCGAAGCCGCCACCGAAAAGATGCATGAATACGTGCGTAAAGTTGCCTGGGGGTACGCAAAGGACGAAAACCTTTCCATCCCCGAGTTGTTAAAGGAAAAATTCCAAGGCATACGTCCTGCCGTCGGTTACCCTTCTCTGCCCGATCAGTCTGTCAACTTTCTGTTGAATGAATTGCTTCATATGCAGCAAATAGGCATTACGCTAACAGAAAACGGCGCTATGCGTCCACACGCCACTGTTTGCGGATTAATGCTGGCTCACCCTGCCGCACGATATTTTGCAGTAGGCAAGATTGGAAATGACCAATTGGAAGATTATGCACGACGCAGAGGAATGCCAATTAATGAAGTAAGAAAGTTTTTGGCGGCCAATCTCTAA
- a CDS encoding helix-turn-helix transcriptional regulator, whose protein sequence is MDTYNENLFSCLLFRNKQLTKELNRFEDISALSVSSSQMLALSQLLKLHLAPTYGTIRDEYEWQNLFAVIDLLYGADWLPEDLKTSRLSMQELKLCYLVRAQLTNKAIALIFNITSCSVLKAKQRIKAKLSLSSEDSFDRYIQKSKY, encoded by the coding sequence ATGGATACATACAATGAAAATTTATTCTCCTGTCTGTTATTCAGGAATAAGCAACTGACTAAGGAATTGAACAGATTTGAGGATATTTCTGCTTTATCTGTTTCTTCTTCGCAAATGCTGGCTTTAAGCCAATTACTCAAATTGCACTTGGCTCCCACTTATGGAACTATCAGGGATGAATATGAGTGGCAGAATCTCTTTGCAGTGATTGATTTACTTTATGGCGCTGATTGGCTTCCGGAGGATTTGAAAACCAGTCGCTTAAGTATGCAGGAATTGAAATTATGTTATTTGGTACGCGCTCAACTAACTAACAAGGCTATTGCTCTAATTTTTAATATTACTTCCTGCTCTGTACTGAAAGCCAAACAACGCATAAAGGCTAAATTATCTTTATCAAGCGAGGATAGTTTTGATAGGTATATACAGAAGAGTAAATATTAA
- a CDS encoding DUF1573 domain-containing protein — translation MKKLFYILLFFFCLFSCENSNQKNISHLLQKWKGKELLFPNDSMIILSGTDTIPFLKTKAQYTIVSYIDSMGCISCKLRLPMWKSFIEQLNSAFPNQVSVLLFLCVKNNKELLHILKRDQYNYPVCIDKNDNFNKLNHFPVEIPFQTFLLDRDNKVIAMGNPIINENVRELYMNIISGEEFDKTSKYKLKKTAIALNKSSIVLGHFNWNEEQKDTFILKNVGNELLIIEEVNSSCGCTTVFYSKEPVQPGKELVLEVVYKAERPEYFSKTIALSCNVEGSPIVLKIRGYAK, via the coding sequence ATGAAAAAACTGTTTTATATATTGTTGTTTTTCTTTTGTTTGTTTTCATGTGAAAACTCAAATCAAAAAAATATTTCGCATTTGTTGCAAAAATGGAAGGGTAAAGAGTTGTTGTTTCCTAATGATTCAATGATTATATTGTCAGGAACTGATACAATCCCATTTTTGAAAACAAAAGCTCAATATACTATTGTTAGTTATATTGATTCTATGGGATGTATCAGTTGTAAATTACGTCTCCCTATGTGGAAATCTTTTATAGAACAATTAAATTCAGCTTTTCCTAACCAAGTTTCAGTCTTATTATTTTTATGTGTCAAAAACAATAAAGAACTGTTGCATATATTGAAACGTGACCAATATAACTATCCTGTCTGTATAGATAAAAATGATAATTTTAATAAATTAAATCATTTTCCTGTAGAAATACCTTTTCAGACTTTTTTGTTGGATCGGGATAATAAGGTGATTGCTATGGGTAATCCGATAATTAATGAAAATGTGAGAGAACTTTATATGAATATAATTAGTGGAGAGGAATTTGACAAGACTTCAAAATATAAATTAAAAAAAACAGCAATAGCTCTCAATAAATCTTCTATTGTATTGGGGCATTTTAATTGGAATGAAGAACAAAAAGATACATTTATTTTGAAAAATGTGGGGAATGAACTTTTAATAATAGAAGAAGTGAATAGTTCTTGTGGCTGTACCACTGTATTTTATTCAAAAGAACCTGTACAACCGGGGAAAGAACTAGTGTTGGAGGTGGTTTATAAGGCAGAACGCCCTGAATATTTTAGTAAGACAATAGCATTGTCCTGTAATGTAGAAGGCTCTCCAATTGTTCTCAAAATTAGAGGATATGCAAAATAA
- a CDS encoding polyprenol monophosphomannose synthase, giving the protein MQTSDSIVIIPTYNERENIENIIRAVFALEKVFHILIIEDGSPDGTANIVKTLQQEFPERLFMIERKGKLGLGTAYIAGFKWSLEHNYEYIFEMDADFSHNPADLPRLYKACAEEGADVSIGSRYVSGVNVVNWPMGRVLMSYFASKYVRLITGLPIHDTTAGFKCYRREVLQTIDLDGIRFKGYAFQIEMKFTAYKCGFKIVEVPVIFINRELGTSKMNSSIFGEAVFGVIKLKMHSWFHKYPQAVKNN; this is encoded by the coding sequence ATGCAGACATCGGACAGCATCGTTATCATTCCTACATACAACGAACGGGAAAACATCGAGAACATCATCCGTGCCGTTTTCGCCCTGGAAAAAGTATTCCATATCCTGATTATAGAAGATGGCTCGCCTGATGGCACTGCCAACATAGTCAAGACCCTTCAGCAAGAGTTCCCCGAACGTTTGTTCATGATAGAACGCAAAGGCAAACTGGGACTGGGTACTGCCTATATCGCAGGCTTCAAATGGTCGCTGGAACATAATTATGAATACATCTTCGAAATGGATGCCGATTTCAGCCACAACCCTGCCGACCTGCCACGCCTGTACAAAGCCTGCGCCGAAGAAGGTGCCGATGTCTCTATCGGTTCACGCTACGTCAGTGGCGTCAATGTAGTGAATTGGCCTATGGGACGGGTATTGATGTCCTACTTTGCCTCCAAGTATGTACGCCTCATCACCGGACTGCCGATACATGATACGACCGCCGGCTTTAAGTGCTACCGTCGTGAGGTATTGCAGACAATCGACCTGGATGGTATCCGCTTCAAAGGTTATGCCTTCCAGATTGAAATGAAATTCACTGCTTACAAATGCGGTTTCAAGATTGTGGAAGTACCGGTTATCTTTATCAACCGGGAACTGGGTACCTCGAAAATGAACAGCAGTATCTTTGGAGAGGCCGTTTTCGGTGTTATCAAACTGAAAATGCATAGTTGGTTCCATAAATACCCGCAAGCAGTAAAAAACAATTAG